In Sphaeramia orbicularis chromosome 7, fSphaOr1.1, whole genome shotgun sequence, one genomic interval encodes:
- the sall4 gene encoding sal-like protein 4, translated as MSRRKQAKPQHINSDEPGSAENGTVGGDQAEECVNEMKRFRMDETRVCTKCCAEFFDEAEFIAHEKNCTKSQQVVIMKDGDGNDVPEEFSHGSPEGLNSDHDDGQSSSHSLSNINTDQLERTEEETSINAEDAGQQDQPDISTVAEMNFTTSPQDSNVTLETMADTKVAVSQHLSNNTSLTASQEALQAIPMILEQLVCLQQQQLQQIQLTEQIRIQVAMMTPQSLQSSLGASVDPLKALGAHLSQQLSAAAALIGKRTGNQSLSVEAMKQGKLPLPTGTSITGGLGTVATKTDLLKGIPDLASRLPALLPQSPGAMGFPSTFNSIQAGNDSSKKGKTKMLPLPPESKSGDSLYKHKCKYCGKTFGNDSALQIHLRSHTGERPYKCNICGNRFTTKGNLKVHFQRHKDKYPNITMNPHPVPEHLDNIPTSSGIPFGMSVPMDESNMTDIKPMLGHPSAGFHPSSIPGFKTTFDGFGGDPFSQRPSTSTSESSPLDPNQKDSKDLLGALQHMNGNSLSGEQSSGTAKLQQMVDGLEKRTNDPNECVICHRVLSCQSSLKMHYRTHTGERPYKCKICGRAFSTKGNLKAHYGVHRANTPLKMQHSCPICQKKFTNAVVLQQHIRMHMGGQIPNTPVAENQFEAAEAMESCLPDEKSMDTSSFDAGIEEQEPELNPQKMDDSSEPVASGSEEQKQTAPAAFSSLDVLKNLTSALALKRQSSTASESEGPSKESPPAPREHEYPNGRSPAISDSAISFHSSSPVNNNSMGTSKSPESVADEFASSASKQDSDGGAQDGNESSGALDLTASSNFTPKAIKEEPFTNGDYGPSNMPFMRIPPSLASLEMKIPPENPLGSQGLFSSHMPQGTAMPSSNSTAPRRSAKQHVCNVCGKNFSSASALQIHERTHTGEKPFACNICGRAFTTKGNLKVHIGTHMWNNSSRRGQRLSLDNPMALMAMSTEAKMLPEMMPPSKELAAPPLNFDPSLWNQYAAAFSSGLTMKANEISVIQGGGIPLPGSPAGGPLIGSTGGLMKMDGSHSGLPATIAEMEKNSSDSVPKAQFPHFMEEGKIAVN; from the exons ATGTCGAGGCGCAAGCAAGCCAAACCGCAGCACATCAACTCCGACGAGCCTGGATCGGCAGAAAATG GGACTGTTGGGGGTGATCAAGCTGAGGAATGTGTAAATGAAATGAAGCGATTCAGAATGGACGAGACCAGAGTCTGCACCAAGTGTTGTGCTGAATTCTTTGACGAAGCAGAATTTATTGCACATGAGAAAAATTGCACTAAAAGTCAGCAAGTAGTGATTATGAAAGATGGAGATGGCAATGATGTGCCTGAGGAATTTTCTCATGGATCTCCTGAAGGCCTTAACAGTGACCATGATGATGGCCAGTCCAGTAGTCATTCCCTATCCAACATCAACACAGACCAGCTGgaaagaacagaagaagagaCCAGTATTAATGCAGAGGATGCAGGACAGCAAGACCAGCCAGATATATCTACCGTTGCAGAGATGAATTTCACCACCTCACCACAAGACTCAAATGTCACCCTTGAAACCATGGCTGACACTAAAGTGGCCGTCTCTCAACATCTATCAAATAACACCTCTCTGACTGCATCACAGGAAGCTCTCCAGGCCATCCCAATGATCCTAGAACAGTTGGTGTGTCTCCAGCAACAGCAGCTACAACAAATCCAGCTCACTGAACAGATCAGAATCCAAGTAGCCATGATGACTCCACAGAGTCTCCAGTCATCCTTAGGAGCATCAGTAGATCCACTGAAAGCCCTTGGTGCACATCTCTCTCAACAGCTCTCTGCTGCAGCAGCCCTTATTGGAAAAAGAACAGGCAATCAGAGCCTTTCTGTGGAGGCAATGAAGCAAGGTAAACTACCTCTGCCCACTGGTACCTCTATAACTGGAGGACTGGGAACCGTGGCCACAAAAACAGACCTTCTGAAGGGCATTCCGGATTTGGCCAGCCGTTTACCAGCACTACTGCCCCAGTCACCTGGAGCCATGGGTTTCCCTAGCACCTTTAATAGTATCCAAGCAGGAAATGATTCCTCTAAAAAAGGAAAGACCAAAATGCTCCCCCTCCCACCAGAATCCAAAAGTGGGGATTCATTATACAAGCACAAGTGCAAATACTGTGGAAAGACCTTTGGCAATGACAGCGCTCTCCAGATACATTTACGTTCTCACACTGGAGAGAGGCCCTATAAATGTAATATCTGTGGGAATCGCTTCACAACCAAAGGCAACCTTAAAGTACATTTCCAAAGGCATAAAGACAAGTATCCCAATATCACCATGAACCCTCATCCTGTGCCAGAGCATCTTGACAATATTCCTACCAGTAGTGGCATTCCCTTTGGCATGTCTGTGCCTATGGATGAATCAAATATGACTGACATTAAACCTATGCTTGGACACCCATCTGCTGGATTCCACCCATCATCTATACCTGGATTCAAGACAACATTTGATGGCTTTGGAGGTGACCCATTTTCCCAGAGACCGTCCACATCAACAAGTGAAAGCTCTCCACTGGATCCAAATCAGAAAGATTCAAAGGATCTCCTTGGAGCACTGCAGCATATGAATGGTAATAGCCTCTCTGGAGAACAAAGCTCTGGAACAGCCAAACTTCAGCAGATGGTGGATGGCCTGGAAAAGAGAACCAATGACCCCaatgagtgtgtgatttgccaTAGGGTGCTCAGCTGCCAGAGCTCACTCAAAATGCATTACCGTACACACACTGGTGAGAGGCCTTACAAGTGCAAAATCTGTGGCCGTGCTTTCTCCACTAAGGGTAACCTCAAAGCCCATTATGGAGTGCACAGGGCTAACACTCCTCTTAAAATGCAACACTCATGTCCAATCTGCCAGAAGAAGTTCACAAATGCTGTGGTATTGCAGCAGCACATCCGCATGCACATGGGTGGGCAGATCCCCAACACCCCAGTGGCAGAAAACCAGTTTGAAGCAGCAGAAGCAATGGAGTCCTGTCTCCCTGATGAGAAGTCTATGGATACCAGCAGTTTTGATGCAGGCATTGAGGAACAAGAACCAGAGCTGAACCCCCAGAAGATGGATGATTCCTCCGAACCAGTTGCAAGTGGTTCAGAGGAGCAGAAACAAACAGCTCCTGCGGCATTTTCCAGTCTAGACGTTTTGAAGAATCTCACCTCTGCCCTTGCACTGAAACGCCAGAGTAGCACAGCTTCAGAGAGTGAGGGACCCTCTAAAGAATCCCCACCAGCTCCTAGAGAGCACGAATATCCGAATGGTCGCAGCCCAGCCATTTCAGACTCCGCTATATCATTCCACTCATCTTCACCAGTAAACAATAACAGCATGGGTACCAGCAAGTCTCCCGAGTCTGTTGCTGATGAGTTTGCCAGCAGTGCTTCGAAACAAGACTCTGATGGTGGTGCTCAAGATGGAAATGAGTCAAGTGGAGCCCTTGACCTCACAGCTTCCAGTAACTTTACCCCTAAAGCAATTAAGGAAGAACCTTTCACAAATGGAGACTATG GTCCTAGTAACATGCCTTTCATGAGGATACCTCCAAGTCTAGCCAGTCTGGAGATGAAGATTCCTCCAGAGAATCCTTTGGGGTCTCAAGGATTGTTCAGCTCCCATATGCCTCAGGGAACAGCCATGCCATCCTCCAACTCCACTGCACCGAGACGATCAGCTAAGCAGCATGTGTGTAACGTCTGTGGCAAGAACTTCTCATCTGCCAGCGCACTGCAGATCCACGAGCGAACTCATACAGGCGAGAAGCCATTTGCCTGCAACATTTGTGGCAGAGCTTTCACCACCAAGGGAAATCTAAAG GTGCATATCGGTACCCACATGTGGAACAATTCTTCACGCCGAGGCCAGCGTCTGTCCTTGGATAATCCCATGGCTCTGATGGCAATGAGCACAGAGGCTAAAATGTTGCCAGAAATGATGCCACCCTCAAAAGAACTGGCTGCTCCACCACTGAATTTTGACCCTTCTCTGTGGAACCAGTATGCTGCTGCCTTCAGTAGCGGCCTCACCATGAAGGCCAATGAAATTTCTGTCATCCAGGGTGGTGGCATCCCACTTCCTGGGAGCCCTGCTGGTGGGCCTCTGATTGGATCCACTGGAGGGCTGATGAAGATGGATGGATCCCACTCTGGCTTGCCGGCCACTATCGctgaaatggaaaagaacagcTCTGACAGTGTGCCAAAAGCACAGTTTCCACATTTCATGGAGGAGGGTAAAATTGCCGTTAATTAG